CTCTTCGAGGAGCACGGCTTCCGGGACATCAAGATCTCCGTCAAGCACAACGACCCGGTGATCATGATCGAGGCGTACAAGCAGCTGGCGGCGCAGTGCGACTACCCGCTCCACCTCGGCGTGACGGAGGCGGGCCCGGCGTTCCAGGGCACGATCAAGTCGGCGGTGGCCTTCGGCGCGCTGCTCTCCCAGGGCATCGGCGACACCATCCGCGTGTCCCTGTCGGCCCCCCCGGTGGAGGAGGTCAAGGTCGGCACCCAGATCCTGGAGTCCCTGAACCTCCGCCAGCGCGGCCTGGAGATCGTCTCCTGCCCGTCCTGCGGCCGCGCCCAGGTCGACGTCTACAAGCTCGCCGAAGAGGTCACCGCCGGTCTGACCGGCATGGAGGTCCCGCTGCGCGTCGCCGTCATGGGCTGCGTGGTGAACGGCCCGGGTGAGGCCCGTGAGGCCGACCTCGGCGTCGCCTCCGGCAACGGCAAGGGCCAGATCTTCGTCAAGGGCGAGGTCATCAAGACCGTCCCCGAGTCCAAGATCGTGGAGACCCTCATCGAGGAGGCCATGAAGCTGGCCGAGCAGATGGAACAGGACGGCGTGATTTCCGGTGAGCCGTCGGTGTCCGTCGCCGGCTGAACCCGCACACACTCTGCTCCGGGTCCCGTCACCAGCCGGTGGCGGGACTCCTCTCCTCGGGCCCCGTCCCTCACCCCCAGCGCGCCACAATTGCTCGGGGTAAAGTTCCG
The genomic region above belongs to Streptomyces sp. CG1 and contains:
- the ispG gene encoding flavodoxin-dependent (E)-4-hydroxy-3-methylbut-2-enyl-diphosphate synthase, which encodes MTAISLGMPSVPTKLAERRKSRQIQVGSVAVGGDAPVSVQSMTTTRTSDIGATLQQIAELTASGCQIVRVACPTQDDADALATIARKSQIPVIADIHFQPKYVFAAIEAGCAAVRVNPGNIKQFDDKVKEIAQAAQDHGTPIRIGVNAGSLDRRLLQKYGKATPEALVESALWEASLFEEHGFRDIKISVKHNDPVIMIEAYKQLAAQCDYPLHLGVTEAGPAFQGTIKSAVAFGALLSQGIGDTIRVSLSAPPVEEVKVGTQILESLNLRQRGLEIVSCPSCGRAQVDVYKLAEEVTAGLTGMEVPLRVAVMGCVVNGPGEAREADLGVASGNGKGQIFVKGEVIKTVPESKIVETLIEEAMKLAEQMEQDGVISGEPSVSVAG